The Lacipirellula parvula genome window below encodes:
- a CDS encoding PEP-CTERM sorting domain-containing protein — translation MTKNLCLLAGIITLLWTSALSSPASAVTLESTFDAGLEGWTGSTGGDLAFVSTGGNPGGFLQQTDTDLSDMFVMAPASFLGDKSAFLNGTLSFDARQVGGNAEKYAAFGFVTLFNGGNAISADIAGANAPSNDWTTFSVNLNAAGFETTPEAVAAVLSNVTMIMITLESQIGVAETTGMDNFRMVSVPEPATLGIAGLGVCGVALMRRKRG, via the coding sequence ATGACGAAGAATCTGTGTTTGCTAGCCGGAATCATCACGCTCCTGTGGACCTCGGCCCTTAGTTCGCCGGCGTCGGCAGTGACCCTTGAGAGCACCTTCGATGCGGGGCTCGAGGGTTGGACTGGCAGCACTGGCGGCGACTTGGCCTTTGTTTCCACCGGCGGTAATCCGGGCGGATTCCTGCAGCAGACCGATACCGACCTGTCGGACATGTTCGTGATGGCGCCGGCCAGCTTCTTGGGCGATAAGAGCGCTTTCTTGAACGGCACGTTGTCCTTCGATGCACGCCAGGTCGGCGGCAACGCTGAGAAGTACGCGGCGTTTGGATTTGTCACGCTCTTCAACGGCGGCAATGCCATCAGTGCCGACATCGCCGGGGCCAATGCACCGTCCAACGACTGGACCACCTTCTCCGTGAACCTCAACGCCGCGGGATTTGAAACGACGCCGGAAGCGGTGGCGGCCGTGCTGAGCAACGTGACGATGATCATGATCACGCTCGAGTCGCAAATCGGCGTCGCCGAAACGACGGGGATGGACAACTTTCGGATGGTGAGCGTTCCGGAGCCGGCGACGCTTGGCATTGCGGGGCTTGGTGTCTGCGGCGTGGCGCTGATGCGGCGGAAGCGGGGCTGA
- a CDS encoding DMT family transporter → MSRQHLYGILLIVAAFFCVAVMSAFGKGAANVSTATISFFQSFISLVLFLPWTLRHGLADLKTTQFPLHLARALAGLLSQVLYFWAVKEMTLIDAVLLVNAAPLFIPLVAWLWNRTPITPAVAVSLLAGFIGVVLIIKPGADLLTNPAALIALSAALFSAIALVSVNKLSGQNRPDTILFYYFCIASIATLPFAIADWSMPSPRGWGYLAGVGLFMALAQLLIILAYQHATASQIAPFNYSVVIFSGLIGWVVWGNTLDWISAIGIALVCLGGILSIVLSPPPKPTHGVAAPIAPISARG, encoded by the coding sequence ATGTCGCGGCAACACCTCTACGGCATCCTCCTCATCGTCGCCGCCTTCTTCTGCGTCGCCGTGATGAGCGCCTTCGGCAAAGGCGCCGCCAACGTCTCGACGGCGACGATCAGCTTCTTCCAAAGCTTCATCAGCCTCGTCCTCTTCCTCCCCTGGACGCTGCGGCACGGCCTCGCCGACCTCAAGACGACGCAGTTCCCGCTCCACCTCGCGCGGGCCCTCGCCGGCTTGCTGTCGCAAGTCCTCTACTTCTGGGCCGTGAAGGAGATGACGCTCATCGACGCCGTGCTCCTGGTGAACGCGGCGCCGCTGTTCATTCCGCTCGTCGCCTGGCTCTGGAACCGCACGCCGATTACGCCCGCGGTCGCCGTCAGCCTGCTCGCCGGCTTCATCGGCGTCGTGCTGATCATCAAGCCAGGCGCCGACCTGCTCACGAATCCCGCCGCACTGATCGCCCTCTCGGCCGCCCTCTTCTCCGCGATCGCGCTGGTGAGCGTCAACAAGCTCTCGGGCCAGAATCGCCCCGACACGATTTTGTTTTACTACTTCTGCATCGCGTCGATCGCCACGCTCCCGTTCGCGATCGCCGATTGGAGCATGCCTTCGCCGCGTGGGTGGGGCTACTTAGCCGGCGTCGGCCTCTTCATGGCGCTCGCGCAGCTCCTGATCATCCTCGCCTACCAGCACGCCACGGCTTCGCAAATCGCGCCGTTCAACTACTCGGTGGTGATCTTCTCCGGCCTCATCGGCTGGGTCGTGTGGGGCAACACGCTCGACTGGATCTCCGCGATCGGCATCGCCCTCGTCTGCCTCGGCGGCATCCTGAGCATCGTCCTCTCGCCGCCCCCCAAGCCAACCCACGGCGTCGCCGCGCCAATAGCCCCGATCTCCGCCCGGGGGTAG
- a CDS encoding SMP-30/gluconolactonase/LRE family protein, with product MDVLQAECVSRHEAIVGESPVWSPAEQALYWVDITGGQIHRFHPGTSASNTFDLGEPVTALALRTQGGLVLSLRKEFAFYDLKSRQLTRLGNPEENLPDNRFNDAKCDRQGRFWAGTMGDKHWDQPCGGLYRFDPDRTITKHQSDVICANGMGWSPDNRTMYFTESFRYAIYAYDFDAASGAISNRRTFAEVDRSAGAFPDGLTVDAEGHVWSVHNAVGRVVRYTPEGRLERTIELPVPRPCGCSFGGEELDTLYITTARETLTPAQLQQFPLSGSLFAAKPGVRGLPEAQFAG from the coding sequence ATGGATGTTCTTCAAGCAGAGTGCGTGAGCCGCCACGAAGCCATCGTCGGCGAATCCCCCGTCTGGTCCCCCGCCGAGCAAGCCCTCTACTGGGTCGACATCACGGGCGGCCAAATCCACCGCTTCCATCCCGGCACGAGTGCGAGCAACACGTTCGACCTCGGCGAACCAGTCACCGCCCTCGCGTTACGAACGCAAGGCGGCCTCGTCCTCTCGCTCCGCAAAGAGTTTGCGTTTTACGATCTCAAGTCGCGCCAGCTCACCCGCCTCGGTAACCCGGAAGAAAATCTCCCCGACAATCGCTTCAACGACGCCAAGTGCGATCGCCAAGGCCGCTTCTGGGCCGGCACGATGGGCGACAAGCATTGGGACCAACCTTGCGGCGGCCTCTACCGTTTTGATCCCGACCGCACGATCACCAAACATCAAAGCGACGTCATCTGCGCGAACGGCATGGGCTGGAGCCCCGACAACCGCACGATGTATTTCACCGAAAGCTTCCGCTACGCGATCTACGCTTACGACTTCGACGCCGCGAGCGGAGCGATTTCCAATCGCCGCACCTTCGCCGAAGTCGACCGCTCCGCCGGCGCCTTTCCCGACGGCCTCACCGTCGACGCCGAAGGTCACGTCTGGAGCGTCCACAACGCGGTTGGGCGGGTCGTCCGCTATACGCCGGAGGGCCGCCTCGAACGGACGATTGAACTCCCCGTCCCCCGCCCCTGCGGCTGCAGTTTCGGCGGCGAAGAGCTCGATACCCTCTACATCACCACCGCCCGCGAAACGCTCACGCCCGCACAGCTCCAACAGTTCCCCCTCTCCGGCAGCCTGTTCGCCGCGAAGCCCGGTGTGCGTGGATTGCCGGAGGCGCAATTCGCCGGCTAG
- a CDS encoding EamA family transporter, with the protein MNLTDNWQFWALLSAAFAALTAILSKLGVRGVDPDAAQLIRTLVVVALLGVALTLMGKLRALGSITQQNWIFLMLAGLATAASWACYFRALKIGDATRVAAVDKLSVLMVAIFAALFLSERLGPASWLGVALAAGGVFLLSWAR; encoded by the coding sequence ATGAACCTCACCGACAACTGGCAATTCTGGGCCCTCCTCTCCGCAGCCTTCGCCGCGCTCACGGCCATCCTCTCCAAACTTGGCGTCCGCGGCGTCGACCCCGATGCGGCCCAACTCATTCGCACCTTGGTCGTCGTCGCCCTACTCGGCGTCGCGCTCACGCTCATGGGCAAGCTCCGCGCGCTCGGCAGCATCACCCAGCAGAACTGGATCTTCCTGATGCTCGCCGGCCTCGCCACCGCCGCGTCATGGGCTTGCTACTTCCGCGCGCTGAAGATCGGCGACGCCACCCGCGTCGCCGCCGTCGACAAACTGAGCGTCCTCATGGTCGCCATCTTCGCCGCCCTCTTCCTCAGCGAACGCCTCGGCCCCGCGAGCTGGCTAGGAGTTGCGCTCGCCGCCGGCGGCGTCTTCTTGCTAAGCTGGGCCCGCTGA
- a CDS encoding DMT family transporter yields MTEPTPSSRSLVWRMSRQELVLLVSTIGWGGTFLATQKGVALSGPLFFVGLRFLFATLFMLAVGLKVLRGMTRHELIAGGWIGLTMYFVYALQTAGLQTISSSKSAFITALYVPIVPLLQWAVMRKPPRLMSWIGIALAFTGLMLLAGPEPGSLGMGRGEVLTLLGTFAIAVEIILIGHFAPSVDSRRVTLIQCAVTAVLSWGTMPVLGESLPNFSWTLVIIAAGLGLVGGTIQLAMNWAQRSVSPTRATLIYSGEPVWAGIVGRIAGERLPMMAIVGALLIVAGVVVSELRPRKRRDEEDEECDSELEPEGVDGELCNS; encoded by the coding sequence ATGACCGAGCCGACCCCCTCTTCGCGATCGCTCGTGTGGCGCATGAGCCGGCAGGAGCTCGTGCTGCTGGTGAGCACCATCGGCTGGGGCGGCACGTTCCTGGCGACGCAAAAGGGCGTCGCACTGAGCGGGCCGCTGTTCTTCGTCGGGCTGCGGTTCTTGTTCGCGACGCTGTTCATGTTGGCGGTGGGATTGAAAGTGCTGCGCGGGATGACGCGGCATGAGCTGATCGCGGGGGGCTGGATCGGGCTGACGATGTACTTCGTCTACGCGCTGCAGACGGCGGGGCTGCAGACGATCAGCAGCAGCAAGTCGGCGTTCATCACCGCGCTCTACGTGCCGATCGTGCCGCTGTTGCAGTGGGCCGTGATGCGGAAGCCGCCGCGGCTGATGAGCTGGATCGGCATTGCGCTGGCGTTCACCGGATTGATGCTGCTGGCCGGGCCGGAGCCGGGATCGCTCGGCATGGGGCGCGGCGAGGTGTTGACCTTGTTGGGAACCTTCGCCATTGCGGTCGAGATCATCCTCATTGGGCATTTCGCGCCGAGCGTCGACAGCCGGCGGGTGACGCTCATCCAGTGCGCGGTGACGGCCGTGCTATCGTGGGGGACGATGCCCGTGCTGGGCGAATCGCTACCGAATTTCTCGTGGACGCTGGTGATCATCGCGGCCGGGCTGGGGCTCGTGGGCGGGACGATTCAACTCGCGATGAACTGGGCCCAGCGGTCGGTCTCGCCGACGCGAGCGACGCTCATTTACTCCGGCGAGCCGGTGTGGGCGGGGATCGTCGGGCGGATCGCCGGCGAAAGGTTGCCGATGATGGCGATTGTCGGGGCGCTGCTCATTGTGGCGGGCGTCGTCGTGAGCGAGCTGCGACCGCGGAAACGGCGCGATGAAGAAGATGAAGAATGCGACAGCGAGCTAGAGCCTGAGGGCGTTGACGGCGAGCTGTGCAACTCTTAG
- a CDS encoding beta-1,3-glucanase family protein, whose protein sequence is MGLKRRRQRSANRHNPRLRFEPLERRDLMSGNQVISITSGNTYTFYDADRTKVSVKLTGPGSGQMTLTNGQLTGGSIDWMTLSGTTSTSQLKITASGGTDNGSTMNSLTVFSAINSQVALKQFSSSGITLSPNGQILLHGNVGDSFAIDNVGANALIDVEGTVATFTVGTMQANSSLTADGMISSLNIVTMNVGSEVLAPQIGKVKVTGSATGADIAAGIGGMQSVFFQSLVNSNVYTSGNIGPVVIQASGNGSVLAANRSPGTDNVFGTIDDFTMGAMPTVGSIGTVTLNGAPGTLQLLATGTVGTVTVPQGQSKPTVVDDVMSSFIPLEIAQAVANATGFDDDEVWIAVFGEEIATPAAGVTPPPGVSYYLDAGSLSPVGPNGQPTPIPISTATLEVGVNTPNQAILPSSTIAEWANASSVWGSNLQFPIPAPGNQFTGRILISVGAPVQAQVNSTNGTISAPSASNPADPSSGTFYDFLEFTVTNTAGVPSLDIDTSQVDAFGLPMTLQFFKDAQGTLPFNAHFTGVTATGSKTVTVLSGISGLKVGQAVTGTGMAVGAIIDSIDTGAGTIKLSLNATATSSAQGVALSAQNGGPVGVDGTRNEILDNANSNSLAAFLNLQLGAGHAGARPFLQSASPFEVAGGVPITGATTASSVVTITTNSTAGLVNGDQVFISDIQGATAANGLFTINNVTANTFTLNGLTAAGTYVAGGEWSLAITGASNPGANQPIVITASSTAGLQNGDLVEISDVGGNTYANGFYYISNVTATTFELDGSNGDSATAYTSGGTWRVYGSGSRLVSPKDVVEALLDSKSSNLLNNYYNEYIDKFFLQYLPANQFVMSGGQQVYGGGEVCQIESTASGSTLTYSGTVKQVGSLGYVLYLTTPSEATPYLVFYPFTASNLPNPTDYVPLFPTVAAPAWLVTAKMEGQSASQMLFACDGFFADNTFRATYYKDQNLPTYWSAVMGDLENSIAAAFNRGIALESGLLWGDRTSWFQQNNGQEGNYNYWVQYWHESGVAVDGLAYGFPYDDKFGSSTNLNVSQVGLAQVLLNSWSASQHSTTTTFTAIPASAQQGGPITLTAHVAPSGANPTPTGTVTFFVDGVAINSNDYSASPPWQPVTLDGSGNATISATLPALADGSTSHTYTVTAVYSGDANSAPSVAYQPLKLIGVNGDFLMTLSPAQAAMGANVGVTATLPGTTFTGTVAFSASLSDGSRSQPLGSPVPVTSSAFSGNITIPLALLSFTGDVTSSSNVITHVSDVSNLLENQTITNANFTGAQLITGITPPSLTLSAPALKSGTTTFMSNGVTFTATATAGQSSLTGLNTLAGLAFSSTPISQVFGSSQLLDANTTVIGNTPGQVVVQGTANQSASATTMISNGAGSVFPVTATFTPTNGAPYTAFVGFQGPPLPP, encoded by the coding sequence ATGGGTTTGAAGCGTCGCCGTCAACGTTCCGCCAACCGTCACAATCCGCGGCTGCGGTTTGAGCCGCTGGAACGGCGAGATTTGATGAGCGGCAACCAGGTGATTTCGATCACCAGCGGCAACACCTACACCTTCTATGATGCAGATCGTACGAAGGTCAGCGTCAAGCTCACCGGCCCCGGCAGCGGGCAGATGACGCTAACGAACGGCCAGTTGACGGGCGGTTCGATCGATTGGATGACGCTATCGGGGACGACGTCGACGTCGCAGCTGAAGATCACCGCCAGCGGCGGGACGGACAACGGCTCGACGATGAATAGCCTGACCGTGTTCAGCGCGATCAACAGTCAGGTGGCGCTGAAGCAGTTCAGCAGCTCGGGGATCACGCTGTCGCCGAACGGCCAAATTTTGCTCCACGGGAACGTCGGCGATAGCTTCGCGATCGACAACGTGGGCGCTAATGCCTTGATCGACGTGGAAGGAACGGTGGCGACGTTTACTGTGGGGACGATGCAAGCCAATTCGTCGTTGACGGCTGACGGCATGATTTCCTCGTTGAACATCGTCACCATGAACGTCGGTTCCGAGGTGTTGGCGCCTCAGATCGGCAAGGTGAAAGTCACCGGTTCGGCCACCGGGGCGGACATCGCCGCCGGCATCGGGGGCATGCAGTCGGTGTTCTTCCAGAGCCTCGTCAATTCGAACGTCTACACTTCCGGCAACATCGGGCCGGTGGTGATTCAAGCCTCTGGTAACGGCAGCGTTCTTGCCGCCAATCGTTCTCCCGGCACCGACAACGTCTTCGGCACGATCGACGACTTTACGATGGGCGCCATGCCCACCGTCGGCTCGATTGGCACGGTGACGCTTAACGGGGCTCCCGGAACCTTGCAACTGCTTGCTACGGGGACGGTTGGAACCGTGACTGTGCCGCAGGGACAGTCGAAGCCGACGGTCGTCGATGACGTGATGTCGAGTTTCATTCCGCTGGAAATTGCGCAAGCGGTAGCGAACGCGACCGGCTTTGATGACGACGAGGTGTGGATTGCCGTCTTCGGCGAGGAGATCGCCACGCCGGCTGCCGGGGTGACGCCGCCGCCGGGGGTAAGTTACTATCTGGACGCTGGGAGCCTAAGCCCCGTCGGCCCGAACGGCCAGCCGACACCGATTCCCATTTCGACGGCGACGCTTGAGGTGGGCGTTAACACTCCGAACCAGGCGATTTTGCCGAGCTCCACGATCGCAGAGTGGGCGAATGCGTCTTCGGTATGGGGCAGCAATTTGCAGTTTCCGATTCCGGCGCCGGGGAATCAGTTCACTGGTCGCATTTTGATTTCGGTCGGTGCACCGGTGCAAGCGCAAGTCAATTCGACGAACGGCACCATTTCGGCGCCAAGCGCTTCGAACCCTGCCGATCCGAGCAGCGGCACGTTTTACGACTTCCTGGAATTCACCGTCACGAACACGGCCGGCGTGCCGAGCCTCGACATCGATACGTCGCAGGTCGATGCGTTTGGCTTGCCGATGACGCTGCAGTTCTTTAAGGACGCGCAGGGGACGCTGCCGTTCAACGCCCACTTCACGGGCGTGACCGCGACCGGCAGCAAGACGGTTACTGTTCTTTCCGGGATAAGCGGTCTAAAGGTTGGCCAAGCCGTCACGGGAACTGGCATGGCCGTAGGAGCGATCATCGACAGCATCGACACAGGCGCTGGGACGATCAAGCTCAGCTTGAATGCAACGGCGACGTCGTCGGCGCAGGGGGTGGCGTTGTCGGCGCAAAACGGCGGACCGGTGGGCGTCGACGGCACGCGCAACGAGATCCTAGATAATGCGAATTCGAACTCGCTGGCGGCGTTCCTGAATCTGCAACTCGGGGCGGGACATGCGGGAGCGCGGCCTTTCTTGCAATCGGCGTCGCCGTTCGAGGTCGCCGGCGGGGTGCCGATTACCGGCGCGACGACCGCCAGCAGCGTCGTCACGATTACGACCAACAGCACCGCCGGGTTGGTCAACGGCGATCAGGTGTTCATCTCCGACATCCAGGGCGCCACGGCGGCGAACGGATTGTTCACGATTAACAACGTGACGGCCAATACGTTTACGCTCAATGGTTTGACCGCTGCGGGGACGTACGTCGCCGGCGGCGAGTGGTCGCTGGCCATCACCGGCGCAAGCAATCCGGGCGCCAACCAGCCGATCGTCATCACCGCCAGCAGCACCGCTGGACTCCAGAACGGCGATCTCGTCGAAATCTCGGACGTCGGCGGCAACACGTACGCTAACGGCTTCTACTACATTTCGAATGTCACCGCCACGACGTTCGAACTCGACGGATCAAACGGCGACTCCGCAACGGCTTACACAAGCGGCGGCACTTGGCGCGTGTACGGCAGCGGGAGCAGGCTCGTGTCGCCGAAGGACGTCGTCGAAGCGCTTCTCGATTCGAAGTCGTCGAACCTGCTTAACAACTACTACAACGAATACATCGACAAGTTCTTTTTACAGTACCTACCTGCGAATCAGTTCGTCATGTCGGGCGGTCAGCAAGTCTACGGCGGCGGCGAGGTGTGTCAGATCGAGTCGACGGCGTCGGGGAGTACATTGACCTACAGCGGGACGGTGAAACAAGTTGGCAGCTTGGGCTACGTTTTGTATTTGACGACGCCCAGTGAAGCGACGCCGTATTTGGTTTTTTATCCGTTCACGGCTTCGAACTTGCCAAATCCAACCGACTACGTCCCGCTATTTCCCACAGTCGCTGCGCCGGCTTGGCTCGTGACCGCGAAGATGGAGGGGCAGTCGGCTTCGCAGATGCTGTTCGCGTGCGACGGATTCTTTGCTGATAACACGTTCCGCGCCACCTATTACAAAGACCAAAATCTCCCCACGTACTGGTCGGCGGTGATGGGAGACTTGGAGAACTCGATCGCCGCGGCGTTCAATCGCGGCATCGCACTGGAAAGCGGGCTCCTCTGGGGCGACCGCACGTCGTGGTTCCAGCAGAACAACGGTCAGGAGGGAAATTACAACTACTGGGTCCAATATTGGCACGAATCGGGGGTGGCGGTCGACGGCCTCGCGTACGGCTTCCCGTACGACGATAAATTTGGCAGCAGCACGAATCTGAACGTCAGCCAAGTTGGCCTCGCGCAGGTGTTGCTCAATTCGTGGAGCGCGTCGCAGCACTCGACGACGACGACCTTCACCGCGATCCCGGCGAGCGCTCAACAAGGGGGGCCGATCACGCTGACGGCGCACGTCGCGCCGTCCGGCGCGAATCCGACGCCGACCGGAACGGTGACGTTCTTCGTCGACGGCGTGGCGATCAATTCCAACGACTACAGCGCCTCGCCGCCGTGGCAGCCGGTGACGCTCGACGGCAGCGGCAACGCGACGATCAGCGCGACGCTGCCGGCCCTGGCCGACGGCAGTACTTCTCATACCTACACGGTGACTGCGGTCTACTCGGGCGACGCGAATTCAGCGCCGAGCGTTGCGTATCAACCGCTTAAACTCATCGGCGTGAACGGCGATTTCCTGATGACGCTGAGCCCCGCCCAGGCGGCGATGGGAGCGAACGTAGGCGTCACCGCGACGCTGCCTGGCACGACGTTTACCGGCACAGTGGCATTCAGTGCGTCGCTGAGCGACGGCAGCAGATCGCAACCGCTCGGATCGCCAGTTCCCGTCACGAGTTCGGCCTTTAGCGGGAACATCACCATTCCCCTCGCGCTGCTTAGCTTTACCGGAGACGTTACGAGCAGCAGCAACGTGATCACCCATGTGTCAGACGTCTCAAACTTGTTAGAGAATCAGACGATCACCAACGCTAACTTTACGGGGGCCCAACTGATCACGGGAATTACTCCGCCGAGCCTAACGCTCAGCGCTCCCGCGCTCAAGTCGGGGACGACCACGTTCATGTCGAACGGCGTCACGTTCACTGCAACGGCGACGGCAGGGCAATCATCGCTGACGGGACTAAATACGCTGGCCGGCCTTGCCTTCAGCAGCACTCCCATTTCGCAAGTCTTCGGGAGCAGCCAACTCTTGGATGCGAACACGACCGTCATCGGAAACACGCCGGGTCAGGTCGTGGTCCAGGGGACGGCGAATCAGTCGGCAAGTGCAACGACCATGATCAGCAACGGCGCCGGGTCCGTCTTCCCCGTGACCGCGACGTTCACGCCGACGAACGGCGCCCCTTACACGGCGTTCGTCGGCTTCCAGGGCCCGCCGTTGCCTCCGTGA
- a CDS encoding sugar porter family MFS transporter, producing the protein MSLRLFLWSLTAAFAGFLFGFDTVVMSGAEKPIQDLWQLSPQLHGIAIGSALWGTVIGSVVGQWPTDRYGRRATLIWVGVLFIVSAVWSGLAPDVYSLMIARFLGGLGIGISTVTAPLYIAEISPPAARGRLTALFQFNIVLGIVIAYASNAALAWIGDDAWRWMLGVAAIPSVIYTILAFAVPESPRWLIGLRGQRDAGLKVLRMIRPEASDTELAHVADEIEQSRAEESSTAGFWSWRLRTPIMLAFLVAFFNQMSGVNAILYFAPRIFGLAGYEDQAARLTSIGVGVTNLIFTFVGLWLIDRLGRRTLLFIGSLGYIGSLGLCSWGFYSGNSTIVPACVFAFIAAHAIGQGTVIWVLIAEVFPNQFRAAGQSLGSFTHWIFAALVATFFPVAVDAFVPGTIFAFFTGMMVLQLAWVVWLVPETKGVPLEEMSRRLGIEG; encoded by the coding sequence ATGTCGTTGCGTCTTTTCCTCTGGTCGCTCACTGCGGCGTTTGCCGGTTTCTTGTTCGGTTTCGACACCGTCGTCATGTCGGGCGCCGAGAAGCCGATTCAAGATCTGTGGCAACTCAGCCCGCAGTTGCACGGCATCGCCATTGGTTCGGCGCTGTGGGGAACCGTCATTGGCTCGGTGGTGGGACAGTGGCCGACCGACCGCTATGGTCGGCGGGCGACGCTGATTTGGGTCGGCGTCCTGTTTATCGTATCGGCCGTGTGGTCGGGACTCGCGCCCGACGTGTACTCGTTGATGATCGCTCGCTTTCTGGGCGGGCTGGGCATCGGCATCTCAACGGTGACGGCGCCGCTATACATCGCGGAGATTTCGCCGCCGGCGGCGCGTGGGCGGCTGACGGCGCTGTTTCAGTTCAATATCGTGCTCGGCATCGTGATCGCCTACGCCTCGAACGCGGCCCTCGCGTGGATCGGCGACGATGCGTGGCGGTGGATGCTCGGCGTCGCGGCGATTCCGTCCGTCATTTACACGATTCTTGCCTTCGCGGTGCCGGAGAGCCCGAGGTGGCTGATCGGCTTGCGGGGGCAACGCGACGCGGGGCTCAAGGTCCTACGGATGATTCGCCCCGAGGCGAGCGATACGGAACTCGCGCATGTCGCCGACGAGATTGAGCAATCGCGGGCGGAGGAATCGTCGACCGCGGGCTTCTGGTCGTGGCGGTTGCGAACGCCGATCATGCTGGCGTTTCTTGTGGCGTTCTTCAACCAGATGTCAGGGGTCAACGCGATCCTCTACTTCGCACCGCGCATCTTCGGGCTCGCTGGGTACGAGGACCAGGCGGCCCGCTTGACTTCCATCGGCGTTGGCGTGACGAACTTGATTTTCACGTTCGTCGGGCTGTGGCTGATCGATCGGCTTGGCCGGCGGACGCTGCTGTTCATCGGCTCGCTCGGTTACATCGGGTCGCTAGGTCTCTGCTCGTGGGGCTTTTACTCGGGCAACTCGACGATCGTGCCGGCGTGCGTCTTTGCATTCATCGCCGCGCATGCCATCGGGCAGGGGACCGTCATTTGGGTGCTGATCGCCGAGGTCTTCCCGAACCAATTCCGCGCGGCGGGGCAGTCGCTTGGCAGCTTCACCCACTGGATTTTCGCGGCGCTGGTGGCGACCTTCTTCCCGGTGGCGGTCGATGCGTTCGTGCCGGGAACGATCTTCGCGTTCTTCACCGGGATGATGGTGCTGCAACTTGCCTGGGTCGTCTGGCTGGTGCCGGAGACGAAGGGGGTGCCGCTGGAAGAGATGTCGCGGCGGTTGGGGATTGAGGGGTAG